The Microbacterium foliorum genome has a window encoding:
- a CDS encoding EI24 domain-containing protein, which yields MIREFAEGVRLLLRGFGTWRRRPGLMALGLVPGVIAAIVLLAGLVPLALSLPVVADALTPFADGWATEWRTALRLAVGVVVFAAALALASAVFSALALAIGDPFYQRIWRAVEVDLGDPPPADGGGFWTAVGEGIRLVLLGILIAVLVLLLGIVPLVGGFLGPISGVVLSGRMLARELTGRAFDARDLSPADRAALFRGSRARVLGFGVATQLCFLIPGGAVAVMPAAVAGATTLARTMLQRTPLATVPG from the coding sequence ATGATCCGCGAATTCGCCGAGGGCGTCCGTCTGCTCCTGCGCGGCTTCGGCACGTGGCGTCGCCGCCCCGGCCTCATGGCGCTCGGGCTCGTGCCCGGGGTGATCGCCGCGATCGTGCTGCTGGCGGGGCTCGTGCCGCTCGCCCTCTCGCTGCCTGTCGTGGCCGACGCCCTGACCCCTTTCGCCGACGGGTGGGCGACCGAATGGCGCACCGCGCTGCGCCTCGCGGTCGGCGTGGTCGTCTTCGCCGCGGCGCTCGCGCTCGCGAGCGCGGTGTTCAGCGCTCTCGCCCTGGCCATCGGAGACCCCTTCTATCAGAGGATCTGGCGCGCGGTCGAGGTCGACCTCGGTGATCCGCCGCCCGCCGACGGCGGTGGCTTCTGGACGGCGGTCGGGGAGGGCATCCGTCTCGTCCTGCTCGGCATCCTGATCGCGGTCCTGGTGCTGCTGCTCGGGATCGTGCCGTTGGTCGGCGGGTTCCTGGGGCCGATCTCCGGAGTCGTGCTGTCGGGGCGCATGCTCGCACGCGAGCTCACCGGGCGGGCCTTCGACGCGCGCGATCTCAGCCCCGCCGACCGCGCGGCCCTGTTCCGCGGAAGCAGGGCGCGGGTGCTGGGGTTCGGCGTCGCGACACAGCTGTGCTTCCTGATCCCCGGCGGTGCGGTGGCCGTCATGCCCGCCGCAGTCGCCGGGGCCACCACGCTGGCGCGCACGATGCTGCAGCGCACTCCCCTCGCCACGGTCCCCGGCTGA
- a CDS encoding DNA-formamidopyrimidine glycosylase family protein codes for MPEGDTVFRAARRLDEALVGDEVTRFDLRVPRFATADLTGQPIVSSVARGKHLLLRIGDSTLHSHLRMDGAWLVYRAGERWRHPAFKVRAVVGTARHEAVGIDLAEIELVPTRDEEELVGYLGPDPLGSDWDAAEAVRRVAADARSIHVALLDQRNVAGFGNEYAAELLFLRGILPTAPAPEVDVAALIELGVRTIRVNRDRRHRTFTGVDRPGQGTWVYGRAGRPCRRCGTLIRRGEQGADPTRERITFWCPNCQR; via the coding sequence ATGCCCGAGGGCGATACCGTCTTCCGTGCCGCCAGACGCCTCGACGAGGCCCTGGTCGGCGACGAGGTGACCCGCTTCGATCTGCGGGTCCCCCGCTTCGCGACCGCAGACCTCACAGGCCAGCCGATCGTCTCGTCGGTGGCGCGCGGCAAGCATCTGCTGCTGCGCATCGGCGACAGCACGCTGCATTCCCATCTGCGCATGGACGGCGCGTGGCTCGTGTACCGCGCAGGCGAGAGATGGCGGCATCCGGCGTTCAAGGTGCGGGCCGTCGTCGGGACGGCGCGGCACGAGGCCGTGGGCATCGACCTCGCGGAGATCGAGCTGGTGCCCACGCGCGATGAGGAGGAGCTGGTCGGATACCTCGGCCCCGATCCGCTCGGCTCGGACTGGGATGCCGCCGAGGCGGTCCGCCGGGTCGCGGCCGACGCCCGCAGCATCCATGTGGCCCTGCTCGATCAGCGCAACGTCGCGGGCTTCGGCAATGAGTATGCGGCGGAACTCCTGTTCCTGAGAGGAATCCTGCCCACCGCTCCCGCGCCGGAGGTCGATGTCGCCGCACTGATCGAGCTCGGCGTGCGCACGATCCGCGTGAACCGGGATCGACGGCACCGGACGTTCACGGGCGTCGACCGACCGGGGCAGGGCACCTGGGTCTACGGCAGGGCCGGACGCCCCTGTCGCCGCTGCGGAACACTCATCAGACGCGGCGAGCAGGGCGCCGATCCGACCCGCGAGCGCATCACCTTCTGGTGTCCGAACTGTCAGAGATGA
- a CDS encoding DapH/DapD/GlmU-related protein produces MGKNYVDIENDQGATLRYRKHANGRGLVAHGAKVHPKAHIEAGAYIEPGARIGAGATVARGAWIEPDAVIGEGAHVDAHAHIGQGAAVGDGAHIGVRTEVGAGARIVRGARIGDDETVAAGLTVATDPKGLWLAA; encoded by the coding sequence GTGGGAAAGAACTACGTCGACATCGAGAACGACCAGGGAGCCACGCTGCGCTACCGCAAGCACGCGAACGGTCGAGGTCTCGTCGCACACGGCGCGAAGGTCCATCCGAAGGCTCACATCGAGGCGGGCGCGTACATCGAGCCCGGCGCACGCATCGGCGCCGGTGCCACCGTCGCCCGAGGCGCCTGGATCGAACCGGATGCCGTGATCGGCGAGGGTGCGCACGTCGACGCGCACGCACACATCGGCCAGGGTGCCGCCGTCGGCGACGGCGCGCACATCGGCGTCCGCACCGAGGTCGGGGCGGGTGCGCGGATCGTACGCGGCGCACGCATCGGCGACGACGAGACGGTCGCCGCAGGCCTCACCGTCGCCACGGACCCGAAGGGCCTGTGGCTCGCCGCCTGA
- a CDS encoding LysR substrate-binding domain-containing protein, whose product MATQGRRPAGRAGKGSPVRRNRAAPAQRFPPPKPPKKTAKVVFDRPTDAPEEPRSFRLGVIPGATPGKWIDAWKQRMPNVPLELVPIDVADQRSALDDVDAALVRLPLTDDAIHVIALYDETPVVIASRESHLLAADELTIADLAGEIVITLSDDPLGPVEIPGALAPRFAAMPVADAVATAAAGTGILIVPLSLARLHRRKDADHRPLADGPLSTVALAWRREHTTADVDTFVGIVRGRTSNSSR is encoded by the coding sequence ATGGCGACACAGGGACGGCGACCGGCGGGGCGCGCCGGCAAGGGTTCTCCCGTGCGCCGCAACAGAGCAGCGCCCGCCCAACGGTTCCCGCCGCCCAAGCCGCCGAAGAAGACCGCGAAGGTCGTGTTCGACCGGCCGACCGACGCTCCGGAAGAGCCGCGTTCCTTCCGCCTCGGAGTGATCCCCGGTGCCACGCCCGGCAAATGGATCGACGCGTGGAAGCAGCGGATGCCGAATGTGCCGCTCGAGCTCGTGCCGATCGACGTCGCCGATCAGCGCTCCGCTCTCGACGATGTCGACGCGGCTCTGGTCCGTCTGCCACTGACCGATGACGCGATACACGTGATCGCCCTCTACGACGAGACCCCCGTGGTGATCGCATCCCGCGAATCGCATCTTCTCGCCGCCGACGAGCTGACCATCGCCGACCTCGCCGGCGAGATCGTGATCACGCTCTCGGACGATCCGCTCGGCCCCGTCGAGATCCCCGGAGCGCTCGCGCCCCGCTTCGCCGCGATGCCCGTGGCCGACGCCGTGGCGACCGCTGCCGCGGGAACCGGCATCCTGATCGTGCCGCTCTCGTTGGCGCGTCTGCACCGGCGCAAGGACGCCGACCATCGCCCGCTGGCCGACGGGCCTCTCTCGACAGTGGCGCTCGCCTGGCGGCGCGAGCACACCACGGCCGATGTCGACACGTTCGTGGGGATCGTGCGCGGACGGACCTCCAACTCCTCGCGCTGA
- a CDS encoding glutamine amidotransferase-related protein — protein sequence MVSLLYVCVRPELGAADAEHASFRRALDVDVVDRLDLLTERLDPARLARYSGVVVGGSPFNVSDAEKSTVQLRVEADLAQIARRAIDQQIAAFFTCFSIGVVTRMLGGEVGSATPESASATVISTTDEGAADPVFGPSAPSLTVFTAHKESAVRLPEGAVLLATNEACPVQAYRVGSHLYAAQFHPEPTPRDFADRMTFYRTTGYFAPEEFDIVQRQVLSASVTEGAALLRRFAETFG from the coding sequence GTGGTCTCGCTTCTCTACGTCTGTGTGCGCCCCGAGCTCGGGGCGGCCGACGCCGAGCACGCCTCGTTCCGTCGGGCGCTCGACGTCGACGTCGTCGACCGCCTCGATCTGCTCACCGAACGGCTCGATCCGGCTCGCCTCGCCCGGTACAGCGGCGTCGTGGTGGGGGGCTCGCCCTTCAACGTGAGCGACGCCGAGAAGTCGACGGTGCAGCTGAGGGTCGAGGCCGATCTCGCACAGATCGCCCGGCGCGCCATCGATCAGCAGATCGCCGCGTTCTTCACCTGCTTCAGCATCGGGGTCGTCACTCGGATGCTCGGTGGCGAGGTCGGCTCCGCCACCCCCGAATCGGCGAGCGCCACGGTGATCTCGACGACCGACGAGGGCGCCGCCGACCCGGTCTTCGGCCCGAGCGCCCCCTCGCTGACCGTGTTCACCGCGCACAAGGAGAGCGCGGTGCGCCTGCCCGAGGGCGCCGTGCTGCTCGCGACGAACGAGGCGTGCCCCGTGCAGGCCTACCGGGTCGGCTCGCATCTCTACGCGGCGCAGTTCCACCCCGAGCCCACGCCCCGCGACTTCGCCGATCGCATGACGTTCTATCGCACCACGGGCTACTTCGCCCCCGAGGAGTTCGACATCGTCCAGAGGCAGGTGCTGTCGGCCTCGGTGACGGAGGGGGCGGCCCTGCTCCGCCGCTTCGCCGAGACCTTCGGCTGA
- the purU gene encoding formyltetrahydrofolate deformylase translates to MSQPDTARLLIACDDQPGIVAAVAGVLSTHGANIISLDQHSTDSEGGRFFQRTVIHLPGLSAARPALEADIAQVAERFGMEWSLHDTARRKRVAIFVSKYDHCLLELLWRTQRGQLDIDITMVVSNHPDLAESVRSFGVPFVHIPSGDKEAMEQRQLDLLRGNVDLVVLARYMQILTDDFITGLGVPVINIHHSFLPAFIGANPYARAKDRGVKLIGATAHYATADLDEGPIIEQDVTRVTHAESAAQLQSRGADVERQVLARAVQWHAEDRVIVHGRSTVIL, encoded by the coding sequence ATGTCTCAGCCCGACACCGCCCGCCTGCTCATCGCCTGCGACGATCAGCCAGGTATCGTCGCCGCCGTCGCCGGGGTGCTCTCGACCCACGGCGCCAACATCATCTCGCTCGACCAGCACTCGACCGATTCCGAGGGCGGTCGGTTCTTCCAGCGCACGGTCATCCACCTCCCCGGCCTGTCGGCGGCGCGCCCCGCACTCGAGGCGGACATCGCTCAGGTCGCCGAGCGCTTCGGCATGGAGTGGTCCCTGCACGACACCGCGCGACGCAAGCGCGTCGCGATCTTCGTCTCGAAGTACGACCACTGTCTGCTCGAGCTGCTCTGGCGCACGCAGCGCGGCCAGCTCGACATCGACATCACGATGGTCGTGTCGAATCACCCCGACCTGGCCGAGTCGGTGCGCTCGTTCGGCGTGCCCTTCGTGCACATCCCCTCGGGCGACAAGGAGGCGATGGAGCAGCGCCAGCTCGACCTGCTGCGCGGCAACGTCGATCTGGTGGTTCTTGCGCGCTACATGCAGATCCTCACCGACGACTTCATCACCGGCCTCGGTGTTCCGGTCATCAACATCCACCACTCGTTCCTGCCCGCGTTCATCGGTGCGAACCCGTACGCCAGGGCGAAGGATCGCGGCGTCAAGCTGATCGGGGCGACGGCGCACTACGCGACGGCCGACCTCGACGAGGGCCCGATCATCGAGCAGGACGTCACCCGCGTGACGCATGCCGAGTCGGCCGCTCAGCTGCAGAGCCGCGGTGCGGATGTCGAGCGCCAGGTGCTCGCCCGTGCGGTGCAGTGGCATGCGGAGGACCGTGTGATCGTGCACGGGCGCTCCACCGTCATCCTCTGA
- a CDS encoding NAD(P)H-dependent flavin oxidoreductase: MADLRELLGIEHPILLGPFGGLSSVALTAAVSEAGGLGGFGLYGYSADRIRSTVDDLRAATARPFALNIWLPTGDEVAPGPQHTVFAQALEPFYEAVGLDVPARPQAYLPALEEQLDAIWEAAPAVLSVVFGVPSDAVVAEAHGRGIRVVGAATTVAEAVALAGSGVDAVVATGLEAGGHRVSFLRRAEDSLVGVLALVPQVVDAVDVPVIAAGGISDRRGVAAAFALGASAVQVGTAFLATAESAVNDAHRQAIRSTSADETVLTRAMSGRLARGARNRVVRAIEASGTIAPFPMQNWLTGRFRTAAGEQGLGELQSLWMGQGAPLADYPTAAEAFAELLAGVPRGA; this comes from the coding sequence ATGGCTGATCTTCGTGAACTGCTCGGCATCGAGCACCCGATCCTCCTCGGTCCGTTCGGCGGACTCTCGTCGGTGGCGCTGACTGCGGCGGTGAGCGAAGCCGGCGGTCTCGGCGGCTTCGGTCTTTACGGCTACAGCGCCGACCGCATCCGCTCGACCGTCGACGACCTGCGCGCGGCGACAGCCCGGCCGTTCGCGCTGAACATCTGGCTGCCCACCGGCGACGAGGTCGCACCCGGCCCGCAGCACACCGTCTTCGCGCAGGCGCTCGAGCCGTTCTACGAGGCCGTCGGGCTCGATGTCCCCGCCCGCCCCCAGGCCTACCTTCCCGCCCTCGAAGAACAGCTGGATGCGATCTGGGAGGCCGCGCCCGCCGTGCTCAGCGTGGTCTTCGGCGTGCCGTCCGACGCGGTCGTGGCCGAGGCGCACGGCCGCGGCATCCGTGTCGTGGGAGCGGCGACGACGGTCGCCGAGGCCGTGGCGCTCGCCGGCTCCGGTGTCGACGCCGTCGTCGCGACCGGGCTCGAAGCGGGCGGCCACCGCGTGTCGTTCCTGCGCCGGGCCGAGGACTCGCTCGTGGGCGTGCTGGCGCTGGTGCCGCAGGTGGTCGACGCCGTCGACGTGCCGGTGATCGCCGCGGGAGGCATCTCCGATCGGCGGGGCGTGGCGGCGGCGTTCGCCCTCGGCGCGTCTGCGGTGCAGGTGGGGACGGCATTCCTCGCCACCGCGGAATCGGCGGTGAACGACGCGCATCGCCAAGCCATCCGCTCCACGTCCGCCGACGAGACCGTGCTCACCCGGGCCATGAGCGGGCGCCTCGCCCGGGGTGCCCGCAACCGCGTCGTCCGCGCCATCGAGGCGAGTGGGACGATCGCCCCCTTTCCGATGCAGAACTGGCTCACCGGGCGGTTCCGCACCGCCGCGGGGGAGCAGGGCCTGGGCGAGCTGCAGTCGCTGTGGATGGGACAGGGCGCTCCGCTCGCCGACTACCCGACCGCCGCAGAGGCCTTCGCCGAGCTGCTCGCCGGAGTGCCGCGCGGGGCATGA
- a CDS encoding DUF6412 domain-containing protein yields the protein MSEWFGQMLGVVAAALGIVAVPDAAALGLAIALVALATLTIVVALSLAPPSASSAPHPLRAIDVSAMLAQSDPDAAGHPRPRAPGVAVAV from the coding sequence ATGAGCGAGTGGTTCGGGCAGATGCTCGGCGTCGTCGCGGCCGCCCTCGGGATCGTCGCGGTGCCGGATGCGGCCGCCCTCGGTCTCGCCATCGCCCTGGTCGCCCTCGCGACGCTGACGATCGTCGTCGCGCTGAGCCTGGCGCCCCCTTCCGCGAGCAGTGCGCCGCATCCGCTCAGGGCGATCGACGTCTCCGCGATGCTCGCCCAGAGCGATCCTGATGCCGCCGGTCATCCGCGCCCTCGTGCGCCGGGAGTCGCCGTCGCCGTGTAG
- a CDS encoding YidC/Oxa1 family membrane protein insertase gives MDIFAFPPLTLLLDAAYGALAGLASAVEPFAGASAAALAVVLVTLIVRALLIPVGFSQARAEQTRARLAPRLRELQRRHKKNPERLQKEMLELYRSENTSPFAGMLPVLAQAPVVGILYTLFLRPEIAGHPNDLLTHDLFGAPLGTSLVSAVFGGSASPSTLVVFGALIVVMIGVAEISRRVFRPLPMEGDSPLNSPTMMRVTGALHYLTAVFAAFVPLAAALYLTVTVIWTLVQRVLLRRRYPLPVPASVTV, from the coding sequence ATGGACATCTTCGCCTTCCCTCCACTGACTCTCCTCCTCGACGCCGCCTACGGGGCCCTCGCCGGACTCGCGTCCGCCGTCGAGCCCTTCGCCGGCGCCTCCGCCGCCGCACTGGCCGTGGTGCTCGTCACCCTGATCGTGCGCGCCCTGCTGATCCCCGTGGGGTTCTCGCAGGCCAGAGCGGAGCAGACGCGGGCGCGGCTCGCACCACGGCTCCGCGAGCTCCAGCGCCGCCACAAGAAGAACCCGGAGCGTCTGCAGAAGGAGATGCTCGAGCTGTACCGCTCGGAGAACACGTCGCCCTTCGCGGGCATGCTGCCGGTGCTCGCGCAGGCGCCCGTCGTCGGCATCCTGTACACCCTGTTCCTCCGGCCCGAGATCGCCGGGCACCCGAACGACCTGCTCACGCACGACCTGTTCGGAGCGCCGTTGGGCACCAGCCTCGTCTCGGCGGTCTTCGGCGGCAGCGCGTCGCCGAGCACGCTGGTGGTCTTCGGAGCGCTGATCGTCGTGATGATCGGCGTGGCCGAGATCTCGCGGCGCGTGTTCCGTCCCCTCCCGATGGAGGGCGATTCACCGCTGAACTCCCCGACGATGATGCGCGTCACCGGGGCACTGCACTATCTGACCGCCGTGTTCGCGGCGTTCGTGCCCCTCGCTGCGGCGCTGTACCTCACCGTCACCGTCATCTGGACGCTCGTGCAGCGGGTGCTGCTGCGACGCCGATACCCGCTTCCCGTGCCGGCATCGGTCACCGTGTGA
- a CDS encoding EamA family transporter: protein MQHSASSRPLVGVVLVVCSCLSLPFGAAVAAQLFPVLGPWGVTSLRVAIAAVLLLVIARPRPARWTRTQWIAAALFGLSLAGMNGFFYAAIDRIPLGPAVAIEFLGPLVLAAVLTRRLTDAAWVAVALLGIVLLGVDGLIGAEPLDPIGLVLILIAAAFWAMYIRMSARVGTLIPGSGGLAVGLAVAAVLLIPVGVPAAVTVVGDMQLLLLAAITAVLSSVIPYSFELAALRRLPQRVFGVLLSLEPAFATLAGWLILEQNATPLRMLAIALVVIASIGTTLGVRHARRRADADARRDGAGSDVGTRSADGTGRGDGTGPDEGGPDEGGADEGGADDTGPFTAPIPLPG from the coding sequence GTGCAGCACTCCGCGTCATCCCGTCCGCTCGTGGGCGTGGTGCTCGTCGTCTGCTCCTGTCTCTCCCTGCCGTTCGGCGCGGCGGTGGCCGCGCAGCTGTTCCCGGTTCTCGGCCCCTGGGGCGTCACCTCGTTGCGCGTCGCCATCGCGGCAGTGCTGCTGCTCGTCATCGCGAGGCCTCGACCGGCGCGGTGGACCCGCACCCAGTGGATCGCGGCCGCCCTGTTCGGGCTGTCGCTGGCGGGCATGAACGGTTTCTTCTATGCGGCGATCGACCGCATCCCGCTGGGCCCGGCGGTCGCGATCGAGTTCCTCGGGCCGCTGGTGCTCGCCGCCGTGCTCACGAGGCGCCTCACCGACGCCGCCTGGGTCGCGGTCGCACTGCTCGGGATCGTGCTGCTGGGCGTCGACGGTCTGATCGGGGCCGAGCCGCTGGATCCGATCGGGCTCGTGCTGATCCTGATCGCCGCCGCGTTCTGGGCGATGTACATCAGGATGAGCGCCCGCGTCGGCACCCTCATCCCCGGAAGCGGCGGCCTCGCCGTGGGTCTGGCCGTCGCTGCGGTGCTGCTGATCCCGGTCGGCGTTCCCGCAGCGGTCACGGTGGTCGGTGACATGCAGCTGCTGCTGCTCGCCGCGATCACCGCCGTGCTCTCGTCGGTCATCCCGTACAGCTTCGAACTCGCGGCGCTGCGACGCCTGCCGCAGCGCGTGTTCGGCGTGCTGCTGAGCCTCGAGCCGGCCTTCGCGACGCTGGCGGGATGGCTGATCCTCGAACAGAACGCCACCCCGCTGCGCATGCTGGCGATCGCGCTCGTCGTCATCGCCAGCATCGGCACCACGCTCGGTGTGCGCCACGCGCGGCGCCGGGCGGATGCCGACGCGCGCCGTGACGGCGCCGGCTCCGATGTCGGCACCCGCTCCGCTGACGGGACTGGTCGGGGTGACGGGACTGGCCCCGACGAGGGCGGCCCCGACGAGGGCGGCGCCGACGAGGGCGGCGCCGACGATACGGGGCCGTTCACCGCACCGATCCCTCTTCCCGGCTGA